The Salinispora tropica CNB-440 genome has a window encoding:
- a CDS encoding YraN family protein produces the protein MSRHNQSVGAYGERCALRHLITAGLRPVARNWRCPHGEIDIIAWDGPVLAICEVKTRRTDTFGTPTAAVTGTKARRLRLLAARWLAETGTRADEVRFDVLSIRLTGGPPHVEHLKGAF, from the coding sequence ATGAGCAGACACAACCAGTCGGTGGGTGCATACGGGGAACGCTGCGCCCTCCGACACCTGATCACGGCGGGGCTACGGCCGGTGGCCCGCAACTGGCGCTGCCCGCACGGCGAGATCGACATCATCGCCTGGGACGGCCCGGTCCTCGCCATCTGCGAGGTCAAGACCCGACGCACCGACACCTTCGGCACCCCCACCGCGGCCGTGACCGGCACCAAGGCCCGCCGGCTACGGCTCCTCGCCGCCCGCTGGCTCGCCGAGACCGGCACCCGGGCCGACGAGGTGCGCTTTGACGTGCTCTCCATCCGCCTCACCGGTGGCCCGCCCCACGTCGAGCACCTGAAAGGGGCCTTCTGA
- the rpsB gene encoding 30S ribosomal protein S2: protein MAVVTMRQLLESGVHFGHQTRRWNPKMKRFIFTERNGIYIIDLRQTLDYIEKAYEFVRGTVAEGGSILFVGTKKQAQEAIAEQATRVGQPYVNHRWLGGMLTNFQTVYKRLQRMKELEALGDLSGTAAGYTKKETLQLNREKGKLSRTLGGLRDMQKLPAAIWVVDTKKEHIAVDEARKLGIPVIAVLDTNCDPDEVDYPIPGNDDAIRSAELLTKVVAAAVADGLIARSGRRRGTDEKPEAGVATDEPLAEWERELLEEPKKSDEQPAKSDELPVKTDEQPTKSDEQPAAAAAE, encoded by the coding sequence ATGGCCGTCGTGACCATGCGCCAGCTGCTCGAGAGTGGTGTCCACTTCGGGCACCAGACCCGGCGCTGGAACCCGAAGATGAAGCGCTTCATCTTCACCGAGCGCAACGGCATCTACATCATCGACCTGCGCCAGACCCTCGACTACATCGAGAAGGCGTACGAGTTCGTGCGCGGGACGGTCGCCGAGGGGGGGAGCATCCTCTTCGTCGGGACCAAGAAGCAGGCGCAGGAGGCGATCGCCGAGCAGGCGACCCGGGTCGGTCAGCCGTACGTCAACCACCGCTGGCTCGGTGGCATGCTGACCAACTTCCAGACGGTGTACAAGCGGCTCCAGCGGATGAAGGAGCTGGAGGCCCTCGGTGACCTGAGCGGCACCGCGGCCGGCTACACCAAGAAGGAGACCCTGCAGCTCAACCGCGAGAAGGGAAAGCTGTCGCGCACCCTCGGGGGTCTGCGGGACATGCAGAAGCTTCCGGCCGCGATCTGGGTGGTCGACACCAAGAAGGAGCACATCGCCGTTGACGAGGCCCGCAAGCTGGGCATTCCGGTCATCGCTGTGCTTGACACCAACTGTGACCCGGACGAGGTCGACTACCCCATTCCGGGTAACGACGACGCGATCCGCTCGGCGGAGCTGCTGACCAAGGTCGTGGCCGCCGCCGTCGCCGACGGCCTGATCGCCCGTTCCGGCCGCCGTCGGGGCACCGACGAGAAGCCGGAGGCGGGGGTCGCCACCGACGAGCCGCTGGCCGAGTGGGAGCGCGAGCTGCTCGAGGAGCCGAAGAAGAGCGACGAGCAGCCGGCGAAGAGCGACGAGCTGCCGGTGAAGACCGACGAGCAGCCGACGAAGAGCGACGAGCAGCCGGCGGCAGCCGCCGCGGAGTGA
- the tsf gene encoding translation elongation factor Ts: MSNFTAADVKKLRDLTGAGMMDSKKALTEAEGDFDKAVEVLRVKGAKDVGKRAGRTAANGLVAHSGKALLELNCETDFVAKTDSFVALAQQLVEHGERTGVNSAEELLASEIDGKGVAELIQEQSAKIGEKLVLNRFAKLDGTVAVYLHRKAQDLPPAVGVLVQYTGRTDEAGDADARGVAMQIAAMRPQYLSRDEVPAEVVESERRIAEQTAREENKPEAALPKIVEGRVNSFFKDFVLLEQASVTDNKKPVRQVLAEAGVEVTRFVRFEVGQA; this comes from the coding sequence ATGTCCAACTTCACCGCCGCGGATGTCAAGAAGCTCCGGGACCTCACCGGCGCCGGCATGATGGACAGCAAGAAGGCGCTGACCGAGGCCGAGGGCGACTTCGACAAGGCTGTCGAGGTCCTGCGCGTCAAGGGCGCCAAGGACGTCGGCAAGCGGGCTGGCCGGACCGCCGCCAACGGCTTGGTCGCGCACTCCGGCAAGGCGTTGCTGGAACTCAACTGCGAGACGGACTTCGTCGCCAAGACCGACAGCTTCGTCGCACTGGCCCAGCAGTTGGTCGAGCACGGCGAGCGCACCGGCGTGAACAGCGCCGAGGAGCTGTTGGCCAGTGAGATCGATGGCAAGGGCGTCGCCGAACTGATCCAGGAGCAGTCGGCCAAGATCGGCGAGAAGCTGGTGCTGAACCGGTTCGCGAAGCTGGACGGCACCGTCGCGGTCTACCTGCACCGCAAGGCGCAGGACCTGCCGCCGGCCGTCGGTGTGTTGGTGCAGTACACCGGCCGGACCGACGAGGCGGGCGACGCCGACGCACGCGGTGTGGCGATGCAGATCGCCGCGATGCGTCCGCAGTACCTCAGCCGGGACGAGGTGCCGGCTGAGGTCGTCGAGTCCGAGCGGCGCATCGCCGAGCAGACCGCCCGGGAGGAGAACAAGCCCGAGGCGGCGTTGCCGAAGATCGTCGAGGGCCGGGTGAACTCCTTCTTCAAGGACTTCGTCCTGCTGGAGCAGGCGTCGGTCACCGACAACAAGAAGCCGGTGCGGCAGGTTTTGGCCGAGGCCGGTGTTGAGGTCACCCGCTTCGTCCGGTTCGAGGTCGGCCAGGCCTGA
- the pyrH gene encoding UMP kinase, producing MTQVVSDRSLLAEDPTAPPPGRARRVVLKLSGEVFGGGAIGVDPDVVQAIAQQIATVVRRGVQVSVVVGGGNFFRGAELQKRGMDRARADYMGMLGTVMNCLALQDFLEKEGIETRVQSAITMAQVAEPYIPLRAIRHLEKGRVVIFGAGAGMPYFSTDTVAAQRALEIRADVVLMSKNGVDGVYTADPRIDATASKFDSITFSEVLRRNLRVADAAAFSLCMENGLPMLVFGAQGDDTITRAVGGDKIGTLITT from the coding sequence ATGACACAGGTTGTGAGTGACCGGAGTCTGCTGGCGGAGGATCCGACGGCGCCGCCTCCTGGCCGAGCCCGGCGGGTGGTGCTGAAGCTCTCCGGCGAGGTGTTCGGCGGGGGCGCAATCGGTGTCGATCCGGATGTTGTCCAGGCCATCGCCCAACAGATCGCGACCGTGGTCCGGCGCGGTGTGCAGGTCTCGGTGGTGGTCGGTGGGGGCAACTTCTTCCGTGGCGCCGAGTTGCAGAAGCGGGGCATGGACCGGGCCCGGGCCGACTACATGGGCATGCTCGGTACCGTGATGAACTGCCTCGCCCTCCAGGACTTTCTGGAGAAAGAGGGCATCGAGACCCGAGTGCAGAGCGCCATCACCATGGCCCAGGTCGCTGAGCCCTACATCCCGCTGCGCGCCATCCGACACCTTGAGAAGGGGCGGGTGGTGATTTTCGGGGCCGGTGCCGGCATGCCGTACTTCTCCACTGACACCGTCGCCGCGCAGCGCGCCCTGGAGATCAGGGCCGATGTGGTGCTGATGAGCAAGAACGGGGTGGACGGCGTATACACGGCGGATCCGCGTATCGACGCGACCGCCAGCAAGTTCGACTCGATCACCTTCTCCGAGGTGCTTCGTCGAAATCTGCGGGTCGCCGACGCCGCAGCGTTCAGCCTCTGCATGGAGAACGGCCTGCCGATGTTGGTCTTCGGCGCCCAGGGCGACGACACCATTACCCGGGCCGTGGGTGGCGACAAGATCGGCACCCTGATCACCACCTGA
- the frr gene encoding ribosome recycling factor, which produces MIDETLLEAEEKMERAIEHAKEEFGAIRTGRANAAMFSKIVIDYYGSPTPLPQMASIGVPEPRMVIIKPYDTSQTNAMEKAIRDSDLGVNPNNEGNQLRILLPQMTEERRREMIKVARHKGEEAKVAVRNVRRKAKEELDRLVKAGEVGEDDGRRAEKELDDLTQRFVGTVDELIKHKEAELLEV; this is translated from the coding sequence GTGATCGACGAGACCCTCCTCGAGGCCGAGGAGAAGATGGAGCGTGCGATCGAGCACGCCAAGGAGGAGTTCGGGGCCATCCGTACCGGCCGCGCCAACGCCGCCATGTTCTCCAAGATTGTTATCGACTACTACGGCAGCCCGACCCCGTTGCCGCAGATGGCGTCGATCGGGGTGCCGGAGCCCCGAATGGTGATCATCAAGCCGTACGACACCTCGCAGACCAACGCCATGGAAAAGGCGATCCGCGACTCCGACCTTGGGGTAAACCCCAACAATGAGGGTAACCAGCTGCGCATTCTGCTCCCGCAGATGACCGAGGAGCGCCGCCGCGAGATGATCAAGGTGGCTCGGCACAAGGGGGAGGAGGCCAAGGTGGCGGTCCGCAACGTCCGCCGCAAGGCCAAGGAGGAGCTGGACCGGTTGGTCAAGGCTGGGGAGGTCGGCGAGGACGACGGACGTCGTGCCGAGAAGGAGCTGGACGATCTGACCCAGCGCTTCGTCGGCACCGTCGACGAGTTGATCAAGCATAAGGAAGCCGAGCTGCTCGAGGTCTGA
- a CDS encoding phosphatidate cytidylyltransferase, producing the protein MSPVDPYGSAEAEPHGWERPSSAAPWPEREPEARSSGFAISSDRPAESRGIPQAEPGAVTRDAGATVRRRETPGYDHGGTGRHGWSSAEPMGGPGRLPSSGHHASADDRDYPTARQTPVRDASVRDDPVGSEHPTAQLQPVRADDDPAAPPPPRGRRRPGRRRATGAGARQRSSGKAGRNLPAAIGVGVGLGALVLVPLFLYPLAFVAVVAGALAVGCWEMTRAVGRTGVHPPLVPLAVGSVLMSGLAWFAGPDALTLGLAVTVLGTLVWRLGDGLAGFRQDALATTLIAVYVPFLGGFAALLAAPEDGALRVLVTLAAVVLSDTGGYAAGANFGRHPMAPTISPKKSWEGLAGSLGAAALGGALLIWLLFDVAPWWGALFGVAVSAAAVLGDLAESMIKRDLGVKDMSSLLPGHGGLMDRLDSVLFALPTAYLLLALFVPVTG; encoded by the coding sequence ATGTCCCCCGTTGACCCATACGGCAGCGCCGAAGCCGAACCGCACGGTTGGGAACGGCCGTCCTCCGCTGCACCGTGGCCCGAGCGCGAGCCGGAGGCGCGGAGCAGTGGGTTCGCCATCTCCTCGGACCGGCCCGCCGAATCACGTGGCATTCCGCAGGCGGAACCGGGTGCGGTGACTCGCGACGCCGGTGCGACGGTCCGGCGTCGTGAGACCCCCGGTTACGACCACGGCGGCACCGGCCGGCATGGCTGGTCGTCGGCGGAGCCGATGGGTGGGCCCGGCCGGCTCCCGAGTAGCGGCCACCATGCCTCCGCGGACGACCGGGACTATCCGACCGCGCGACAGACTCCGGTCCGGGACGCTTCGGTCCGAGACGACCCGGTCGGGTCCGAGCACCCCACAGCCCAGCTCCAGCCGGTCCGAGCGGACGATGATCCGGCCGCGCCGCCGCCACCGCGGGGGCGACGGCGGCCAGGACGGCGCCGTGCCACCGGCGCCGGGGCCCGGCAGCGGTCATCCGGCAAGGCCGGGCGTAACCTGCCGGCAGCCATCGGAGTGGGGGTCGGCCTCGGCGCCCTCGTCCTCGTGCCGCTCTTCCTCTACCCGCTCGCCTTTGTGGCGGTCGTCGCGGGGGCGCTGGCGGTCGGTTGTTGGGAGATGACCCGGGCGGTCGGCCGCACTGGTGTCCACCCGCCGCTGGTCCCGCTGGCCGTGGGCAGTGTGCTGATGTCCGGGCTGGCCTGGTTCGCCGGGCCCGATGCGCTGACCCTCGGCCTGGCCGTCACGGTGCTCGGCACCCTGGTGTGGCGACTGGGGGACGGGCTGGCCGGATTCCGTCAGGACGCCCTGGCAACCACCCTGATCGCTGTCTACGTACCGTTCCTCGGTGGCTTCGCCGCGCTGCTGGCGGCACCGGAGGACGGGGCCCTACGGGTACTGGTGACACTGGCCGCGGTGGTGCTCTCCGACACCGGTGGGTATGCGGCCGGTGCCAACTTCGGTCGGCATCCGATGGCCCCGACGATCAGCCCGAAGAAGTCTTGGGAGGGGCTGGCGGGTTCGCTCGGCGCGGCGGCTCTCGGCGGTGCCCTGCTGATCTGGCTGCTCTTCGATGTGGCGCCCTGGTGGGGAGCGCTCTTCGGGGTGGCTGTCTCCGCCGCGGCCGTCCTGGGTGATCTGGCCGAGTCCATGATCAAGCGAGACCTCGGGGTGAAGGACATGAGTAGCCTGCTACCGGGACACGGTGGCTTGATGGATCGGCTCGACTCGGTTCTTTTCGCCCTCCCGACGGCGTACCTGCTGCTTGCGCTCTTCGTTCCGGTGACGGGCTGA
- the rlmN gene encoding 23S rRNA (adenine(2503)-C(2))-methyltransferase RlmN, giving the protein MTSLPLTPVNPDAPARRAAMPPRHLADFDLAGRQTLVTELGEPRFRARQVSTHYFGRLVRDPEQMTDLPAATREKLADQLLPTLLTPVRELACDDGATHKALWRLHDGSLVESVLMGYPDRVTVCLSSQAGCGMACPFCATGQAGLTRNLSTAEIVDQAVYLAGVAASGAVAGSPPRLSRVVFMGMGEPLANYNRVVAAIRRLVAPSPEGLGLSQRHITVSTVGLVPAIRRLASEDLSVTLALSLHAPDDELRDELVPVNQRWKVSEVLEAAWEYAARTGRRVSIEYAMIKDVNDQPWRADLLGRLLADRLAHVNLIPLNPTPGSRWDASPKPVEREFVRRLRAAGVSTTVRDTRGREIDGACGQLAAAEGP; this is encoded by the coding sequence ATGACGAGCCTGCCCTTGACCCCGGTCAACCCCGACGCCCCCGCCCGCCGCGCGGCGATGCCCCCGCGGCACCTCGCCGACTTCGATCTCGCCGGCCGCCAGACTCTGGTCACGGAGCTGGGCGAGCCGCGGTTCCGGGCTCGGCAGGTGTCGACCCACTATTTCGGTCGCCTGGTCCGCGATCCCGAGCAGATGACTGACCTGCCGGCGGCTACTCGGGAGAAGCTGGCCGACCAGTTGCTGCCCACCCTGTTGACGCCGGTGCGGGAGCTGGCCTGTGACGATGGCGCCACGCACAAGGCGCTCTGGCGACTGCACGACGGATCGCTGGTCGAGAGCGTGCTGATGGGCTATCCGGACCGGGTGACAGTCTGTCTTTCCAGTCAGGCGGGGTGCGGGATGGCCTGCCCCTTCTGCGCGACCGGCCAGGCGGGCCTGACCCGCAACCTCTCCACCGCCGAGATCGTGGACCAAGCGGTCTACCTGGCCGGCGTGGCCGCCTCCGGGGCTGTCGCCGGATCCCCGCCGCGGCTGTCTCGCGTGGTGTTCATGGGGATGGGGGAGCCGCTGGCCAACTACAACCGCGTGGTGGCGGCGATTCGCCGGCTGGTGGCACCCTCGCCGGAAGGACTCGGACTGTCCCAGCGCCACATCACCGTTTCCACGGTGGGCCTGGTCCCTGCCATCCGTCGACTGGCCAGCGAAGACCTCTCCGTGACCCTTGCGTTGTCGCTGCACGCACCCGATGATGAGCTGCGCGACGAACTTGTGCCCGTCAACCAGCGCTGGAAGGTGTCCGAGGTGCTGGAGGCGGCCTGGGAGTACGCGGCCCGCACGGGACGTCGCGTGTCGATCGAATACGCAATGATCAAGGACGTGAACGACCAGCCGTGGCGAGCCGACCTGCTTGGGCGACTGCTGGCCGACAGGTTGGCCCACGTGAATCTGATCCCGCTCAACCCCACTCCGGGTAGCCGCTGGGATGCGAGCCCGAAGCCGGTTGAACGGGAGTTCGTCCGGCGGTTGCGTGCCGCCGGGGTCTCCACGACAGTGCGGGACACCCGGGGGCGCGAGATCGATGGAGCGTGTGGTCAGCTCGCCGCGGCCGAGGGGCCATGA
- a CDS encoding DivIVA domain-containing protein, protein MASQGQRFRRKSLRRGYKVDEVDVFLDRVEATLAGQPVGAPVSAQEVHDVVFRVRFNGYDEWQVDLHLDRVERQLADLEEQSGLSAQGADPHLPDRMGPPDRMGPPDRMGPPDRMGPPDRMGPPDRMGPPDRMGPPDRMGPPDRMGPPDRMGPPDRMGPPDQLGPPDRMDPPRHDRGIAPEQQPMPPRLMPAQPGGPYGRHDDTTDSMSGGYNAPRGGYEPPRGPATPHGPGGPPRSPATGPGGYGPDELRFDGFEAGRHGRADMTTEMRMPERGREIGGPPAPQPGFGGPPAVPSPPAPAGPPAPQPGFGSPPAVPGPPMAAPPGVAAGPPTGGPPMAGPPGSDLYRVDQIRRSFQVRRFGSGYDPDQVDRFFDSLLGGMQGRNPMPVNPHDLGTLRFGLVQGGYFEAEVDAALKDVQDVLLGR, encoded by the coding sequence GTGGCGAGTCAGGGTCAGCGTTTCCGGCGTAAGTCGCTGCGCCGGGGATACAAGGTCGACGAGGTGGATGTCTTCCTCGACCGGGTCGAGGCCACGCTGGCCGGGCAGCCGGTGGGCGCGCCCGTGTCCGCGCAGGAGGTTCACGACGTCGTCTTCCGGGTCCGATTCAACGGCTATGACGAGTGGCAGGTTGATCTTCACCTCGACCGGGTCGAACGGCAGCTCGCCGACCTGGAGGAGCAGAGCGGTCTCTCGGCGCAGGGCGCCGACCCCCACCTGCCCGACCGGATGGGTCCGCCGGATCGGATGGGTCCGCCGGATCGGATGGGTCCGCCGGATCGGATGGGTCCGCCGGATCGGATGGGTCCGCCGGATCGGATGGGTCCGCCGGATCGGATGGGTCCGCCGGATCGGATGGGTCCGCCGGATCGGATGGGTCCGCCGGATCGGATGGGTCCGCCGGATCGGATGGGTCCGCCCGACCAGCTCGGCCCACCGGATCGGATGGATCCACCGAGACACGATCGGGGCATTGCCCCGGAACAGCAGCCGATGCCACCCCGGTTGATGCCGGCGCAGCCCGGTGGCCCGTACGGCCGGCATGACGACACCACTGACTCCATGTCCGGCGGCTACAACGCCCCGCGCGGCGGCTACGAACCGCCGCGCGGTCCGGCCACCCCGCATGGACCCGGTGGCCCGCCGCGGAGCCCGGCTACCGGCCCCGGCGGCTACGGCCCCGACGAGCTGCGGTTTGACGGGTTCGAGGCCGGTCGGCACGGGCGTGCCGACATGACGACCGAGATGCGGATGCCGGAGCGAGGGCGGGAGATCGGCGGTCCGCCTGCGCCGCAGCCTGGTTTCGGTGGCCCGCCGGCCGTCCCCAGCCCGCCCGCGCCGGCTGGGCCGCCTGCGCCGCAGCCTGGCTTCGGCAGCCCGCCGGCCGTCCCCGGGCCGCCGATGGCGGCTCCGCCCGGGGTGGCTGCTGGTCCGCCGACGGGGGGTCCGCCCATGGCTGGGCCGCCGGGCAGCGACCTCTATCGGGTCGACCAGATTCGCCGCAGTTTCCAGGTTCGCCGCTTTGGCAGCGGGTACGACCCGGACCAAGTCGACCGCTTCTTCGACAGCCTGCTCGGCGGTATGCAGGGGCGGAACCCGATGCCGGTGAACCCGCACGACCTGGGCACGCTCCGCTTCGGCCTGGTGCAGGGCGGCTACTTCGAGGCGGAGGTCGACGCCGCCCTGAAGGACGTGCAGGACGTCCTGCTCGGTCGCTGA
- a CDS encoding DUF2631 domain-containing protein codes for MPDLTTDQITREGPTVAGSEPVTSPDQHKPGHRRSGRIGAVVVALSLLAMLCGNHEGRVEDIWLIGLAVLLLAIVVGDTVLRRNGLRP; via the coding sequence GTGCCAGACTTGACCACGGATCAGATCACGAGGGAAGGACCGACAGTGGCAGGAAGCGAGCCGGTTACGTCTCCGGACCAGCACAAGCCCGGGCACCGCAGGTCCGGACGGATCGGCGCGGTGGTCGTCGCGCTGTCGCTGCTGGCAATGCTCTGCGGTAACCACGAGGGCAGGGTCGAGGACATCTGGCTGATCGGCCTCGCCGTCCTGCTGCTGGCCATCGTCGTCGGTGACACCGTGCTCCGGCGCAACGGGCTTCGCCCGTAA
- a CDS encoding Rieske 2Fe-2S domain-containing protein: MRVTGTGHASMRIDTPAGSILCDPWVNPAYFASWFPFPDNSQLDWAALGDVDYLYVSHLHRDHFDAAHLKRYVSKRATVLLPAFPTSEMENELRELGFTRFLKAPNEEVVDLGGGLKVMIQALTSPTDGPIGDSSLWVEHDGVRLLNQNDARPTDLSVFTELGHVHAHMLQFSGAIWYPMVYELPNAAKTAFGKQKRERQFDRTWRYIDDLKADHVFPIAGPPCFLDDALWQFNDIHGDEGNIFPDQSVFLEEYAKVGGTNGVVLLPGSVAEVTADGCETTHPVPVAEFFANKVAHLEEMRERKRPIIAAEKASWRHPEIDVLGEMQRRIEPLLNESIYLAKGVGGPVRFDLVDGDDAGTETVESIVVDFPGKQVRPYADEKVRYRFRTERALIEHLLHIGEVDWVNSLFLSCRFSAARIGQYNEFVYAFFKCLSQERLQYAEGWYDEHERAVDAEDITLGDWVVQRRCPHLKADLSRFGIVADDQLTCQLHGWRFDLASGRCLTSVGHKIRAQRADEETPAPVIETTT, encoded by the coding sequence GTGCGAGTGACCGGTACCGGGCACGCCAGCATGCGGATCGATACTCCCGCGGGGAGTATCCTGTGCGACCCGTGGGTCAACCCGGCGTACTTCGCCTCGTGGTTTCCGTTCCCCGACAACTCCCAACTCGACTGGGCAGCGCTGGGTGACGTTGACTACCTCTACGTCTCGCACCTGCACCGAGACCACTTCGACGCGGCGCACCTCAAGCGGTACGTGTCGAAGCGGGCTACCGTGCTGCTGCCCGCCTTTCCGACCTCGGAGATGGAAAACGAGCTTCGGGAGCTGGGCTTCACCCGGTTCCTGAAGGCGCCGAACGAGGAGGTCGTCGACCTGGGTGGCGGCCTGAAGGTGATGATCCAGGCGCTGACCAGCCCGACCGATGGGCCGATTGGGGACTCGTCGCTCTGGGTGGAGCACGACGGGGTCCGGCTGCTCAACCAGAACGACGCCCGCCCCACCGACCTCAGCGTCTTCACCGAGCTGGGCCACGTACACGCGCACATGCTTCAGTTCTCCGGTGCGATCTGGTATCCCATGGTCTACGAGCTGCCGAACGCCGCCAAGACCGCGTTCGGCAAGCAGAAGCGGGAGCGGCAGTTCGATCGGACCTGGCGCTACATCGACGACCTGAAGGCCGACCACGTCTTCCCGATCGCCGGCCCGCCGTGCTTCCTCGACGACGCGCTGTGGCAGTTCAACGACATCCACGGCGACGAGGGCAACATCTTCCCCGATCAGTCGGTCTTTCTGGAGGAGTACGCCAAGGTCGGCGGCACCAACGGGGTGGTGTTGCTGCCGGGCAGCGTCGCCGAGGTCACCGCCGACGGCTGCGAGACCACCCATCCGGTGCCGGTGGCGGAGTTCTTCGCCAACAAGGTCGCCCACCTCGAAGAGATGCGGGAGCGCAAGCGGCCGATCATCGCGGCGGAGAAGGCGTCCTGGCGGCACCCGGAGATCGACGTCCTGGGGGAGATGCAGCGCCGCATCGAGCCGTTGCTGAACGAGTCGATCTATCTGGCCAAGGGGGTTGGCGGCCCGGTCCGCTTCGACCTGGTCGATGGTGACGACGCGGGTACGGAGACCGTCGAATCCATCGTGGTGGACTTCCCCGGCAAACAGGTCCGTCCGTACGCCGACGAGAAGGTGCGCTACCGGTTCCGCACCGAGCGGGCGCTGATCGAGCACCTGCTGCACATCGGCGAGGTCGACTGGGTCAACTCGCTCTTCCTGTCCTGCCGATTTTCCGCGGCGCGGATCGGCCAGTACAACGAGTTCGTCTACGCCTTCTTCAAGTGCCTGTCCCAGGAGCGGTTGCAGTACGCCGAGGGCTGGTACGACGAGCACGAGCGGGCGGTCGACGCGGAGGACATCACCCTCGGTGACTGGGTGGTGCAGCGGCGTTGCCCGCATCTCAAGGCGGACCTGAGCCGGTTCGGCATCGTGGCAGACGATCAGCTGACCTGCCAGCTGCACGGTTGGCGCTTCGACCTGGCCAGCGGGCGGTGCCTGACCAGCGTCGGCCACAAGATCCGTGCCCAGCGCGCCGACGAGGAGACCCCCGCGCCGGTCATCGAGACGACGACCTGA
- a CDS encoding phytoene desaturase family protein yields the protein MDRRNGLPRRVDVAVVGAGHNGLVSAILLARAGLDVLVLEAADVVGGAARTETPFPRVPELRHSTGSYLLGLMPPELLARLDVRIPVLRRDPHYFLPTPGGPGSPYLLFGGDASATRRQFAEFFSPADVAADAALQAELAALRADLAPAWLAEPLPVEETAERYVRPTLRQIFVDLVRGSVVDYLARFDFHSELLVSMYAVTDGLSGVNAGPDDPGTGHNFLVHNMCRIPGSDGTWMIAKGGMGTVSRTFADAARAAGATIRTGTPVGAITLDGGVASGVRLADGQIVDASVVLGACDPYRLMELLPAGALPTSLSDRMTAVRRPGTTLKLNLALTGLPRFSCLPADAPSPFGSTIHLLPGSAPGAAREAPLAGLRAMWADVRAGRLPQEPTIEWYLHTTVDPTLSDDAGHHSSALFVQSVPYELAGTTWEEALPGYVARLVAICERYAPGTGALIADAVPLAPPGIEAHFGITGGHIHHVDNTVSFIDRMPYATGIDGVYAGSAGCHPAGSVIGASGHNAAQRILTDLGR from the coding sequence ATGGATCGGCGGAACGGGCTCCCGCGGCGGGTGGATGTCGCCGTCGTCGGCGCCGGGCACAACGGGCTGGTGTCGGCGATCCTGCTGGCCCGAGCCGGGCTGGACGTGCTGGTGCTGGAGGCGGCCGACGTGGTCGGTGGCGCGGCCCGCACCGAGACGCCGTTTCCCCGGGTGCCGGAGCTGCGCCACTCCACCGGGTCCTACCTGCTCGGGCTGATGCCCCCGGAGCTGCTCGCCCGGCTCGACGTCCGCATCCCGGTGCTGCGGCGCGACCCGCACTACTTCCTGCCCACCCCGGGCGGGCCCGGCTCGCCGTACCTGCTTTTCGGCGGTGACGCGAGCGCGACCCGGCGGCAGTTCGCCGAGTTCTTCTCCCCCGCCGATGTCGCCGCCGACGCCGCGCTCCAGGCCGAGCTGGCCGCGCTGCGCGCGGACCTCGCGCCGGCCTGGCTGGCCGAACCGCTACCGGTCGAGGAGACCGCCGAACGGTACGTCCGGCCGACGCTGCGCCAGATCTTCGTCGACCTGGTTCGCGGCTCGGTCGTCGACTATCTGGCCCGCTTCGACTTCCACTCCGAGCTGCTGGTCAGCATGTACGCGGTGACCGACGGCCTCTCCGGGGTCAACGCCGGCCCGGACGACCCCGGCACCGGGCACAACTTCCTGGTCCACAACATGTGCAGAATTCCCGGCTCCGACGGCACCTGGATGATCGCCAAGGGGGGCATGGGCACCGTCTCCCGGACCTTCGCCGACGCCGCGCGCGCCGCCGGCGCGACGATCCGCACCGGTACGCCGGTCGGCGCGATCACCCTCGACGGGGGCGTCGCCTCCGGTGTCCGGCTCGCCGATGGGCAGATCGTCGACGCGTCCGTGGTGCTGGGGGCCTGCGACCCGTACCGGCTGATGGAGCTGCTCCCCGCCGGTGCGCTCCCGACGTCGCTTTCCGACCGGATGACCGCGGTCCGCCGACCCGGCACCACGCTCAAGCTCAACCTGGCGCTGACCGGGTTGCCGCGCTTCTCCTGCCTACCGGCAGACGCCCCCAGCCCGTTCGGGTCCACCATCCACCTGCTGCCCGGCTCCGCCCCCGGGGCTGCCCGCGAGGCGCCGCTGGCAGGGCTGCGCGCGATGTGGGCCGACGTGCGGGCCGGGCGGCTGCCGCAGGAGCCGACGATCGAGTGGTACCTGCACACCACCGTCGACCCGACGCTCTCCGACGACGCCGGGCACCACTCGTCGGCGCTCTTCGTGCAGTCGGTGCCGTACGAATTGGCGGGCACCACCTGGGAAGAGGCACTGCCCGGGTACGTGGCGCGGCTGGTGGCGATCTGCGAACGGTACGCCCCGGGCACCGGGGCCCTGATCGCCGACGCCGTACCGCTGGCCCCACCCGGCATCGAGGCGCACTTCGGCATCACCGGCGGGCACATCCACCACGTCGACAACACCGTGTCGTTCATCGACCGAATGCCGTACGCCACCGGGATCGACGGCGTGTACGCGGGCAGCGCCGGCTGTCATCCGGCCGGCAGTGTCATCGGCGCGTCCGGCCACAACGCCGCCCAGCGCATCCTCACCGACCTCGGACGGTGA